One window of the Benincasa hispida cultivar B227 chromosome 3, ASM972705v1, whole genome shotgun sequence genome contains the following:
- the LOC120073702 gene encoding UPF0329 protein ECU05_1680/ECU11_0050-like: protein MEKEGGLPKARVVNQPSPSEEEMVEASRRSTLAVADPKENVQTESYEGPIKVALEEVELKKQPKTTEGKNKRKSKGKRAKGDEEARPKKEKKEKKSSEKKERRREEKHLKKEEKRKREESLNVDGESTTARVEEGVSTQEKESA, encoded by the coding sequence ATGGAGAAGGAAGGAGGGCTACCTAAAGCCAGAGTTGTTAATCAGCCCTCGCCTTCGGAGGAGGAGATGGTAGAAGCTTCGCGTAGAAGCACCCTGGCCGTTGcggatcctaaggaaaatgttcaaacagaatcctatgagggacccatcaAGGTCGCTTTGGAGGAGGTGGAACTGAAGAAGCAGCCTAAGACGACTGAAgggaagaataaaagaaaaagcaaaggcAAGCGGGCAAAAGGAGATGAAGAGGCCAGGccaaagaaggagaagaaagaaaagaagtcgAGTGAGAAGAAGGAGCGCAGGCGAGAAGAGAAGCacctgaagaaggaagaaaagaggaagagggAAGAAAGCCTGAATGTCGACGGAGAATCCACCACTGCAAGGGTGGAAGAGGGGGTGTCAACACAAGAAAAAGAATCAGCGTAA